A single genomic interval of Streptomyces graminofaciens harbors:
- a CDS encoding nuclear transport factor 2 family protein, giving the protein MPPVERMLAERACERIIVDFIHRLDLGEPSSVAELFTPDGVWHWPFGDRRIEGREALGAYFASRPEDRLSRRLMTNILVTVESEATARAVSYLTTYRVDGYSGGMIEPRLPANVGHYEDIFRKIDGVWFLASRTVFLPFGGGTERLPVADASSA; this is encoded by the coding sequence ATGCCCCCGGTCGAGCGGATGCTCGCGGAACGCGCCTGCGAGCGCATCATTGTGGACTTCATTCACCGACTTGACCTCGGCGAGCCGAGTTCGGTGGCCGAGCTGTTCACGCCCGATGGTGTCTGGCACTGGCCTTTCGGGGACCGGCGCATTGAGGGGCGCGAGGCTCTGGGCGCCTACTTTGCCTCTCGCCCGGAGGACAGGCTGTCGCGCCGTCTGATGACGAACATCCTGGTCACGGTGGAGTCCGAGGCGACAGCGCGGGCCGTCTCGTATCTGACGACATACCGGGTCGATGGCTACTCAGGTGGAATGATCGAGCCCAGGCTCCCGGCGAACGTCGGCCACTACGAAGACATCTTCCGGAAGATCGACGGCGTCTGGTTCCTCGCCAGCCGCACTGTCTTCCTCCCCTTCGGCGGCGGAACGGAGCGGCTCCCCGTCGCGGATGCATCATCCGCTTGA
- a CDS encoding type II toxin-antitoxin system RelE/ParE family toxin: MDKIKGSVLSNLKELRPGSAGATEVRLLFVFDPDRQAVILVGGDKAGNWSGWYRVALPQAEQAYAEHLKRIDGEDGAR; this comes from the coding sequence GTGGACAAGATCAAGGGCTCGGTGCTGTCGAACCTCAAGGAGCTCCGCCCCGGCTCGGCAGGGGCCACGGAAGTGCGGTTGCTGTTCGTGTTCGACCCGGACCGCCAGGCCGTGATCCTGGTCGGCGGTGACAAGGCGGGCAACTGGTCCGGCTGGTACCGCGTCGCACTACCTCAGGCGGAGCAGGCATACGCGGAGCATCTGAAGCGAATCGATGGAGAGGACGGGGCACGATGA